The Alicyclobacillus macrosporangiidus CPP55 genome segment GAGGATGTTGAATACCTCCGGGTGCGCCTTCTCCACCTCGTCGAGCAGCACGACCGAGTACGGCTTGCGCCGCACCTTCTCGGTCAGTTGACCGCCTTCCTCGTAGCCGACGTATCCGGGAGGCGCTCCGACCAAGCGTGCCGTCGAGTGGCGCTCCATGAACTCGGACATGTCGATCCGGATCATCGCGTCCTCGTCGCCGAACATCGCCTCCGCCAGCGCCCGCGCCAACTCCGTCTTGCCGACGCCCGTCGGTCCGAGGAAGATGAACGATCCGATGGGGCGCTTCGGGTCCTTGAGCCCGGCCCGGGCGCGCCGGATGGCGCGCGCCACCGCCGTCACCGCCTCGTCCTGGCCGATCACCCGGTCGTGCAGGATCTTCTCCAGGTTCATCAGCCGCTCGGACTCCTCCTGGGCGAGCTGCTTGACCGGGATCCCCGTCCAAGCCGAAACGATGTGGGCGATGTCCTCCGCCGTCACCTGGACGTCGTGATCGCTCTGGCGGCGCTTCCACTCGGCCTTGCGGTCCTCCAGCTCCTTCTTCAGTTTCTGCTCCTCGTCCCGCAGCGCCGCGGCCTTTTCGAACTCCTGGCTCTGCACGGCGGCATCCTTCTCGTTACGTACCCGCTCCAGCCGCGCTTCCAACTCCTTCAGGTTCGGCGGCGCGGTGTGGGTACGAAGACGGACGCGGGAAGCCGCCTCATCAATCAGGTCAATCGCCTTGTCCGGCAAGAAGCGATCGGTGATGTACCGGTCGGACAGCCGCACCGCGGCTTCCAGCGCCTCGTCCGTGATCTTCACGCGGTGGTGCGCCTCGTACCGATCGCGCAGACCGCGCAGGATCTGGATGGCTTCCTCCGGGGTCGGCTGGTCGACCATGATCGGCTGAAACCGGCGCTCCAGCGCAGCGTCTTTCTCGATGTGCTTGCGGTACTCGTCAAGGGTCGTCGCGCCGATGCACTGCAGCTCACCCCGTGCGAGGGCTGGTTTCAAGATGTTCGACGCGTCGATGGCCCCCTCCGCGCCGCCGGCGCCGATCAGCGTGTGCAACTCGTCGATGAAGAGAATCACGTTGCCGGCATGCCGGATCTCCTCGGTGATCTTCTTCAGCCGGTCCTCGAATTCGCCGCGGTACTTCGTCCCCGCGACCACGGTCCCCATGTCGAGCACCATCACCCGCTTGTTGCGCAGCGTCTCCGGGATGTCGCCGTTGACGATGCGCTGCGCCAAGCCCTCGGCGATCGCCGTCTTACCGACGCCCGGTTCGCCGATCAGCACCGGGTTGTTCTTCGTCCGCCGGGAAAGCACCTGGATCACGCGTTCGATCTCGTTACTGCGGCCGATCACCGGATCGAGCTTGCCATCCCGGGCCATCTGCGTGAGATCCCGGGCCAGCGAATCGAGGGTCGGTGTCCCGGCGCCGGCGTCCTTATCGGTTGCCGTATCCGCCGCGTCCCCGCCGAGCAGCTGCAACACCTGCTGTCGCGCCTTGTTGAGGCTCACGTTCAAGTTCGCCAGCACCCTCGCCGCGACGCCCTCTCCCTCCCGAATGAGGCCGAGCAGGATGTGCTCCGTCCCGACATACGAGTGGTTGAGCTTGCGCGCCTCGTCGATGGACAGCTCAATCACGCGCTTGGCGCGCGGCGTGTACGTCATGGCGCTGACGGGGCTCTGGCCAGGGCCGATGATCTTCTCCACCTCGGCCTGCACTTTTTCGGCGCTGACACCCAGAGCCTGCAGCGCCTTGGCGGCAATGCCCTCCCCTTCGCGGACCAACCCGAGGAGGATGTGCTCCGTCCCGACACCGGGGTGATGGAGCCGGGTCGCTTCCTCCTGCGCCAGTGCCAACACCTTTTGCGCGCGCTCCGTGAACCGTGTGTACATCAACCATGCACCTCCGTATCGTCCAGTCTGAGCCGTTCGCGGATGAGGGCCGCCCGGCGGACGTCCCGTTCCCCTGGGGACAGCTCTTGTCCGAAATACTTTTGCAGAAAAGCCGGTTGCGTCATGACCAACAGCTCCTGCAGGATGCGGGAGGACACCCCTTTGATGATGCCGAGATCGATGCCCAATCGGACATCGCTCAACCGCTGCAGGGTTTCCTTGGAATCCATCCGGCGTGCGTAAGCCAGGATACCGAAGGATCTGCAGACGCGATCTTCAAGCGCCTCCCGGTTCGCCTGCAACAGCGCCTTGCGCGCAGCGCGTTCGTGGTCGATGAGCTGCAGCACGACCCCGGTCAGGTTCTGAATGATCTCCTGCTCGGATTCCCCCAGCGTCACCTGGTTCGACACCTGAAACAGATTTCCGGCCGCCTCGCTGCCCTCTCCGTACAGACCGCGGACGGTCAGGCCGACCTGCGACACGGCGGACAACAAGCGGTTGATCTGGCCGGAGATGACCAATCCGGGCAGGTGCATCATCACCGAAGCGCGGATTCCGGTCCCCACGTTGGTCGGGCAGGCGGTGAGATAACCCAACCGCTCGTGAAAGGCCCACGTCAACTCGGACTCCAGCGCGTCGTCGACCGTGTTGGCCAGACGCCACGCCTCGTCGACCCGCATCCCCGGGAGGATGCATTGGATGCGCAGATGGTCTTCCTCGTTCACCATGATGCTGATGACCTCATCCTGCCGTAGCGCCACCGCACCGTGCCGCGCCTCTTCGGCGAGGTCCCGGCTGATGAGGTGCTTTTCCACCAGCACCGCCCGGTCGAGGGCGGACAGATCTGAGCAGCGGACCAATTCAAAATCTCCCAGTTTGCGCACCGCAGGACTGTTCAACGCCTTGGCGACGCGTTCAATCACCTGGTTCGCGTGGCTGTCCGTTTCCAACTGCGGAAACGGGATGCCCTCGAGGTTGCGGGCGATACGAACACGGCTGGTCAGCACGATGTCGTCCTGCGGGCCGCCCTCTCGCATCCAGGGACTCGTGGCGCGCTGCAGAAATTCACCCAGTGACATGCCCAGCCCCCCTAATCCTCCAACTGCTGTTCCAACCTGCGGATCTCATCGCGCAGCCGGGCGGCATGCTCAAACTGCTCGAGGCTGACCGCCTGCTGCAACTCGCGCCGCAGCCGCTGCAGCTCTTTCTTCACCTTGACTTGTCCGCCCGCACGCAACGGCACTTTCCCCGTGTGCGTCGTGTTGCTCTGGATCCGCCGGAGCATCGGCTCAAGCCTGGCTTCAAAACTGTCGTAGCAGTGCGCGCAGCCGAAGCGTCCGGTCTTGGTGAATTGGCTGTACGGCAATCCGCAGTGGTCGCAGCGCAGTTGTGTCAACGGCGGACTCGCGAATCCTGGTGAGGATTCCATGTTCAACAAGCCGCTCAGCAACTGGTTGAATTGAAACGGATTCCAACTATTGAAGGAAAACGCCTGGGCCGCCTTGCTCAAGAGATCGCCTTTCTCCTGTGCGCACTGGTCACACAAATGGTATTCGGTCTTGTCACCGCCAATCACCTGCGTGAAGTGGACGGTGGCCGGACGCTGTTGACACCGTTGACACAGCACAGGTTTCACCCTCCTCGTCGCCCTCGGCACCTCACCACTGTGGCTTGGCATCGTCCTCGGCGCGTTGTACCACGGCGGTCAAGGCCAGCAGCATTTGGGTCATCAGCCGGGCGCGCAGTTCATCGCGATAGGGCAGGTCGACATTCAGGACTTCTCGGCGGATGGCCGCGCGCAGCATGGCCGCCTCACGCTCGGTGACGACCTGTTCCCGAAGCAAACGGTCGATCACGCTCTCCGCCTCACGTTGGCTGATGGTGCTCCCCATGGATCGGACGAGCGTGACCAACGGCGCGTGCTCATCGAGGTCGATCCGGCGAATCCGAATGTACCCGCCGCCCCCTCGCTTGGACTCGACGATATAACCGTGATCGACCGAAAAACGGGTGCTGATCACATAGTTGATCTGCGAAGGGACGCACTGGAACAGTTCGGCCAATTCACTCCGTTGCACTTCGATGACACCGGATTGGCTCTGCTGCAAAATCCTCTTGAGGTAACGTTCGATGATGTCAGAAATATTGTTCCCCAATGCACCGCTTCACCACCCGTCTCCAATACGGTCTGCAGTATCCACGGTGGGACACCTGACCTTGACTGATGTTGACTTTGACCATTTCTGACCTTCATTATAGCGCATGAGCGAAAAAGTGCAAGCGCCTGTCTTTCAGCCTTTCCCGTGCAGAGGCTGCACATTCACCCCACCTGAGCTCCGGGGCTTCACCGGTTGCCAGAGGATTCTGGTATACTGTCGTCAGTCTCCGCTTGGCGTGGACGGCTTGGCTTGGACGGCCAGTGACCTGGTCCGACAGAAATACCGGAACTCTCGCGCAGCGGGGTGCCTTAAGCATGGATAATCATCTGCTCCCCGGCGGGTTCGGGGAGATTCCAGGGAGAAAGGTTGTCGAAGGGTATGGCTTCCAACAAACAGGCAGAGATCGCCCGTGCGGCTGTGAAGCTGTTTGAGCAGAAGGGGTATCATGCGACCTCTGTGCAGGACATCGCAGATGAGGTGGGACTTCAGAAAGGGAGCTTGTATCACTACATCCACTCGAAGGAAGACCTTTTGCTCCAAATCGCCCATCAGGCCATCAGTGATTTCAACCATCAGCTGGAACAGGTGATCGCGTCGGACCTGTCCGCCCGGGAGAAACTGGTGCGTGCCATCGAAAACCACATCACGG includes the following:
- a CDS encoding ATP-dependent Clp protease ATP-binding subunit, producing the protein MMYTRFTERAQKVLALAQEEATRLHHPGVGTEHILLGLVREGEGIAAKALQALGVSAEKVQAEVEKIIGPGQSPVSAMTYTPRAKRVIELSIDEARKLNHSYVGTEHILLGLIREGEGVAARVLANLNVSLNKARQQVLQLLGGDAADTATDKDAGAGTPTLDSLARDLTQMARDGKLDPVIGRSNEIERVIQVLSRRTKNNPVLIGEPGVGKTAIAEGLAQRIVNGDIPETLRNKRVMVLDMGTVVAGTKYRGEFEDRLKKITEEIRHAGNVILFIDELHTLIGAGGAEGAIDASNILKPALARGELQCIGATTLDEYRKHIEKDAALERRFQPIMVDQPTPEEAIQILRGLRDRYEAHHRVKITDEALEAAVRLSDRYITDRFLPDKAIDLIDEAASRVRLRTHTAPPNLKELEARLERVRNEKDAAVQSQEFEKAAALRDEEQKLKKELEDRKAEWKRRQSDHDVQVTAEDIAHIVSAWTGIPVKQLAQEESERLMNLEKILHDRVIGQDEAVTAVARAIRRARAGLKDPKRPIGSFIFLGPTGVGKTELARALAEAMFGDEDAMIRIDMSEFMERHSTARLVGAPPGYVGYEEGGQLTEKVRRKPYSVVLLDEVEKAHPEVFNILLQVLDDGRLTDGKGRTVDFRNTVIIMTSNVGAETIRRGGSLGFKPDTSSEYTDMKTKVLDELKRTFRPEFLNRIDEIIVFHPLSEEHIAQIVDLMVRDLQKRLAEQNISFTLTEEAKKFLAKEGFDPQYGARPLKRAIQRHIEDRLSEALLTQQVKPGDWVEFGTDGKTLVIQQVRPAESPVPQT
- a CDS encoding protein arginine kinase; this translates as MSLGEFLQRATSPWMREGGPQDDIVLTSRVRIARNLEGIPFPQLETDSHANQVIERVAKALNSPAVRKLGDFELVRCSDLSALDRAVLVEKHLISRDLAEEARHGAVALRQDEVISIMVNEEDHLRIQCILPGMRVDEAWRLANTVDDALESELTWAFHERLGYLTACPTNVGTGIRASVMMHLPGLVISGQINRLLSAVSQVGLTVRGLYGEGSEAAGNLFQVSNQVTLGESEQEIIQNLTGVVLQLIDHERAARKALLQANREALEDRVCRSFGILAYARRMDSKETLQRLSDVRLGIDLGIIKGVSSRILQELLVMTQPAFLQKYFGQELSPGERDVRRAALIRERLRLDDTEVHG
- a CDS encoding UvrB/UvrC motif-containing protein translates to MLCQRCQQRPATVHFTQVIGGDKTEYHLCDQCAQEKGDLLSKAAQAFSFNSWNPFQFNQLLSGLLNMESSPGFASPPLTQLRCDHCGLPYSQFTKTGRFGCAHCYDSFEARLEPMLRRIQSNTTHTGKVPLRAGGQVKVKKELQRLRRELQQAVSLEQFEHAARLRDEIRRLEQQLED
- a CDS encoding CtsR family transcriptional regulator — translated: MGNNISDIIERYLKRILQQSQSGVIEVQRSELAELFQCVPSQINYVISTRFSVDHGYIVESKRGGGGYIRIRRIDLDEHAPLVTLVRSMGSTISQREAESVIDRLLREQVVTEREAAMLRAAIRREVLNVDLPYRDELRARLMTQMLLALTAVVQRAEDDAKPQW